A stretch of DNA from Bacillota bacterium:
AGGGCTTCCTCGGCGGGACAGCTACCGCTGCGCTCGTCACCCCTCTCATGCCAAACCGCCTCGGCGACGCTAACCTCAACAGGGGTATCACCGACGAGATCAAGCGGCGGCTGCGTGCCATCGGTGGCGGTGGAGCCACGCCCGAGAACGACGGGTGGTTCGACCCGGAGGCGCTGAAGTACGTCCTGGAGGAGATGGCCGTCGAGGCGGGGGTCGAGCTGCTCTACTACACCCGGGTCATCGACGTGGAGGTCCAACCCCTCGAGGCCGGGGCGCGCCGTATTTCCGGCCTCATCGCCCACAACAAGAGCGGTCTGCAGCGCTTCAAGGCGCGCGTCGTGGTGGACGCCACCGGGGATGCCGACGTGGCCGCCGCAGCCGGATGCACCTGGGAGAGCGGCGGTGAGTGGGGTGAGCGCCAGGCGTTTTCGGTGCGGTGGATCGCAGGGGGTGTGGATCTGCCGCGGCTTTCGAGCTTCGTCGAGGGTCTGGGCGGCCACCCGTGGCCCCCTGGCTACTTCGAGGCCGCGATGGTCTGGGGGCGGGGGCACGTCCTGGAGCCCATCTTCCGCCGGGCAGTGGATGCAGGCGACCTGGAGGAGTCCGACGGGGACTACTTCCAGTGCTTCAGCGTACCCGGCAGGCGGGATGCGCTGGCGTTCAACTGCCCGCGCATCGCCGTGCACATCGAC
This window harbors:
- a CDS encoding FAD-dependent oxidoreductase codes for the protein MGNGNTVGPQSHEFEVIVAGGGTAGSAAAIASARLGARTLLVEEQGFLGGTATAALVTPLMPNRLGDANLNRGITDEIKRRLRAIGGGGATPENDGWFDPEALKYVLEEMAVEAGVELLYYTRVIDVEVQPLEAGARRISGLIAHNKSGLQRFKARVVVDATGDADVAAAAGCTWESGGEWGERQAFSVRWIAGGVDLPRLSSFVEGLGGHPWPPGYFEAAMVWGRGHVLEPIFRRAVDAGDLEESDGDYFQCFSVPGRRDALAFNCPRIAVHID